The following is a genomic window from Opisthocomus hoazin isolate bOpiHoa1 chromosome 29, bOpiHoa1.hap1, whole genome shotgun sequence.
ggtgggtgtcaggaggatggggccaagctcttttcagtggtgcccagcgacaggacaaggggcaatgagcacaaactgaggcacgggaagttccgtctgaacatgaggaagaacttcttccctctgagggtgacggagcactggaacaggctgcccagggaggtggtggagtctccttctctggagatattcaagacccgtctggacgcggtcctgtgcagcctgctgtaggtgaccctgcttcggcaggagggctggactagatgacccacagaggtcccttccaacgcctaccatactgtgattctgtgattctatgatataatgaataatgaataattgtattattgtagaatttgatcattattagcaatagatattgaatcaatgtgtaatgaaatgtaatttgatttaacatggaagtattgaaagtaattattatttcaacacttcgaaaagggggaaatgtatccagggtgatagaatcagttgaccataaacatgaacagtgctgctgtgttcctagtacagcccgacccacctggacatcaggtctgggaacagaggtctattctccaggtaaccattaacgctaaccatagtgggtaattgtgtttctgttaagagaaatgatggagtgtggttctgtgaaacggactgaagagactgaccaggtttgccaagattgcgagcctagtgggcaaaaggtgattccggcagggggagactgtgaccaccgactcactgaccccctactcaagtaataccacctacccaaaaagaaataatagaagagggtgactgagtctgcgcaacaatctacgtaagaagcgagaaagtttacatcagtcggcaaagagaataatattgaatatgcatgaataaaataaatatatatatctttgatctatataaactgcatggaaaagttatgaggtatgcacgtctggaggaattatccctcgtgcatccagcgctgcaataaagaatgcctgccttttaacactacagtggtgttacgaggtttattccaggattttcggtgacaagaggaggaagagcattaagtattgacataaacagcataagaaaagtcatgtaaactgaaacttaacagacatggaagctttcaaccttaaccatttttcaaaatattttttcagtattttttctagtatgtacagcttttgagtctattaaaaataacagataaagaatcttttgactcacttgtacaatatcaaatgtattctggACATGTGAAgcctcatgtccacagcaaaCAGTTGTGTATTATCTGCACATACctttgaaaagaacaattatatcagaatttcaagtgtaactaatattcttggtaagagtctttacttgcacagacaataaatattgtttgtttactgttaaatgaatggaatgcAAAAGAgtataagaaggaaaaaaagcaaaaaaatatattgcagagagcaggagaaaaattctctttcagaatctatgcaaattcttaacagagactatgctaagaatatcagacctaaaaataCTGCTTGACAAAAAAtatgaattctgaatatacagaagagcatgctttaacacattcaaagtcaggttggatggggctctgagcaacctgatttagttgaagatgtccctgctcaaagtagggggatggactagattactttaaaaggtccctttcaacccaagatattctacgattctatattCTTCCTtgattttcctggtgattattacagtcttctttgctgcctcatggtgagctttctcatgcCTAGCAGGGCCTTTACGGAtatctcttatgaaactgctgtctttttccgtacgcatctgcagaaagagtcacagaaaagcaccacatggatcaaaacagatgcTGAGTGATGTGCccttaagaaccaggtgagctcccccatgcctgtggcttcctggtaaggagtgtgtcctgaggaggggatccagcctctgctactctctggtgagggaaattagcagtgtccatgctgcctcggaatacatatggtgactttttcaagatcatccttcatctgaaggtcttcagacatgtacttgtggattaggtgttgcaaatactgattccactgacattgcccagaggggctaccacagatgcagattgctcccctgcagatatttataattaGGCAGATTAGTtgtctggttgttgttgttgcagatattgatgcttttagggaaatcacacaaacacttgaaggaCAGTGGAGGATTACCACCTTAGTGGCCCTTCAgtgaacctgttcctctttgccattgtctcactgtcattgtgcagggtgtggtgtgaaaggtgctgagcagagggtgacaatcactGCTTTTGGCTGGtctcctgctcatacagcccaggatgctgttggctgcctttgctgctggctcgtggtttgcctaatgaagtcaaggaccaccagcgccatttccagagagctgctgcccagccacacagctccttgcttctgtctctgcagcctgtaattcccctgatcagtccttgggtctctacaaGATGTAAGAAgagttgctttctgctttctccagtcacaatgaaattccatcgtgtatcagagtagccctgctatgacatcagcctggtctctcaacatccttggactcatcccctctggtccagtgggttataaagggttgaccttatctaagtgacccctgacttgatctccatccactgctgtgtttcacctagggttcttcctcttagatactcagaacagggagaccttgcaggtggagtctgaggcaaagaggacacaggtAATTTCAGACCttttcacctctgctcttcctgaattctgcagtggccacacactatctttgtttctttattaattgttctaaaggagtaaccattcattgctgtggcctttaactcccttgcaaatgtcaactctagcagagctctggcttttctaaaaccaatagcatttctgaattcctcctttgtttccatccttgcatccatctcttgtatgctcccttttattcatggagcttctccctgagtttcttatttgcccaaccttctctcctgatagttctgcttcttgtcctgactattgacatgcacagtctcctgcctggaagacactgtccttgaagaccagctgtgctgagctctgttgcccttgtgtgctgctcacatgggctcactcactaaaagtcacaagagtaggccaaaatcagcttctttgaggcacagcatctgcatttttctgctctcctccttgggagatcagagttccctatttcacagttatgacagTGACAGTCgacacaggtttttacatccttgaaccagcttttcattctttttgactaacagatgcatatgagcatcaccactcttgaacaatctgacagctgagGTACAAAGATTGGTGccccaagctgtgtcttcacccaggctctccagaaacctccaggactaattgcatgctatggtggtccccttccagggaatgccaaggtaattgaggtcagcaaagggacattaattcattctttgcctcccaccaggacgtcacTCTTACCAGCctctcccctgactctgactgataaagactcactcagcttgttcatcccatagaggagctccacacactaagcagctccttctcactcaagacaccaacctcctgagctttctggcctgtctctccttctcatcctgtatccacccatcacagcaccccactcatgtcagctgtctcaacatgcctcagttgttcttccctccaagtgggatgaagagatgccctgagggactccagctcctcctctctgtgccccaggctgaggccattggtgcatgtctgggctgcagcacctcagctgtggcccatctgggctgagagcagactggcaaaaagaaacctgctaccaagggcccaaggccttgtgtgtgcaaaggctttgcttcagagcagagacatgctggaggggatgacaggtggcaatgtaaaggagaagcgaggtgcccaccaagagagcaaaccctgcttttgacaatgccaggaaaggagtttgatgtctgctgtgtctctgcagccctgaggtgtggtggaggtgaagctgatctcaggaaggaagagatgatgtcgaaaatgtccttgggtgtggatgtcactgtgaaaattatcagcctgatccatgattgtgacatcaaagggatggttaaataaAGGAGGAGAGAACaacgagcagagtttgagagggaatgccctcaagtgaagaccctgctgtgatgtgcttgctGTTCAcgctctgctgttcatccactggatagagaagggacagaacttgtgtcactgcagcggtgggattccatcactgcccaaaggcaccaaatctgtgtgagatgccctgggtggtgcctgtcacacagcgaatctgagtggggatggggttcccgcataggacctgtgctgtgcatgtcaggtgcatgctgttttcctggagagtCCTGGCACCTTcaatagtcatagatgtctgtaaatgtaaaatacatgagGATTCatctgccctgaatgaggttaggcaatgaagggatgcacatgagacaaatcgcaTCATACTGTTAAGGCCatgcggacaatacagctgatggagaatagaaagaaagagacctgcctctccctgtgccgcaggactccatatggtcaagctgaTTACATCGATCAACAGTCCTGGACATATAgaaatatttgcaggttcagttctcttgaatgtgggcactttctgtcattgaagttgaccaaaggcatttcccaccagcctccaggaaggtgccctcagacgctgctgtgtctctatgaactgctccaatagagcttgcagttgcCCGCAAACATCTTGGTCACCTTCAAAACcaatcctgtcaccaggtatctgtgtctaaggttcttcctcctgccctccatgtttattaataatcaagggagttgagacaaggagctcccatgcagaagcctgtttggtgcccatctgaaccgaagcaagaggaatcccacctcctgtggctttgtggtgtgcatgagagtgagctgagtcctcttctagccccaggacttcagatcaaggaCGAGATGCCTCAGATGAACaggctgaaacccttccctcagcaggggtaaaggagatctctccctgtcactctctggttgtcctgtctagtgatggggcaaggaaagatgacttttgtttcttactctttttccaataaagttatgacactgtagaatagaagtgtttctccctaacagagggagggaacatgagtgatgacttcatcctgtttcacagcatgTTCCCCTGGAACCCCAGGgacacctcgagggagcccagagaggacagaaccagagacacattgggcggtcttgtgctgctgatctgagctgggctcctgggatggagggagctcatggcagcagggaaacacttcaaagagacagctctgcccaggagcagctcctctgcaaagcacagcagggctgagggcactgcctgcaggcacagaggggagaggagtgagacagAGAGGTtcaaggcagtgtggggtgggagaaTGCCGAGAGCTCaatgagagaaagatttttttcagccattgacacggtaagtctccacgtgaagggcaacatatctgcactttgtggaaagatctcctaaAGCTGTCACATCCCCCAGACtacgggatggaccttgaggaatatcacagtttttctcttgctgtaggtgagaatgtgctgcaaagaaggacttgcctgctgcaccacgacagGTACAGGGCAAGGCAGTTCCCTTCTCCCAAGAacggctgcagggctatgaaggtggatgtgcagcctgggctgcccgaaattgtcctgcagaacagggtctctgcacaaacatgaggctctgtgctggggcagggactctgctgcctgccagggtcagcactcagcctgcccaaggagctcccaggttactgcgaggagaagctgtgtgcgGAACAGAAACCCCTAgtgaggcagggcagggtccttctgctatcaagaaacagctacatgggtcagggaatctcacagatccaggtctccccaggatattttccagttgatatgtgaaggggaaggtcaaagaaggggtgactatcaagctctcagattacttgccctgttccctctgaggttctcagggactgagagcaacgacctggcaatgtgcacagatgggtgagggtagcagtgtcctgagtgcccggctgcctctgcctctttcatgtagaacctcactgtgtttctccttgttgctccacttgtctgtgttactgaagtagtacccatgttcgctccatcaggctctctggggatgggagtttcagctgcagagtcagacactgatcgtGTGGGCCCTCCCAGGCaggcgtgtccatgggaatgaggtgtgcCAGTCTTCTCTAAGCTGTGGTGcataggacagtgaagtctgtgggcccagagaacaagctggatTTCCCATAGCcagaatccatcactaggacacatggctatcttcctgaggtgttcttcaaagctatgagcagggctcaagaatgcatatctttctaataacacaattgtgttatctgaaaagccgcatgaagcagcgcagagatgctacGCCCAACAGAGGAAATGCTCTTGCGTTGGTGAAATGAGCCGCATGTGTCCTCgactagaagtggggtgctgagaccttgagtaagggtgagatgtttagtagtctgctgtgtatccCGCTGCTCTTCAgttgtgtctggtggcttttcaggataacatgggagtgagATCACTCACAATctcagaatagtgtaagcccagagcagctgggcagccctcttCTCCCTGagggcaacagaaatgctgagggtttctgacatcctagaacactgcccaggtgcgttgggggcagctctgaaaatcccaaaggactcagcctgactttgccttcctcatttcttagcactgggagcgcaggtgctgaaaagcccttttgagtcaggagcagtttcaagggccaaagtcgaacaccaggatgtccccttacccccaccatgcccacAAACCCCAatgttgcagagcagggctgaatccttggcagccagtgctCAAAGGTCCAACCAGAGCTACAGCCACAGAGCTTAAAGAAAGTctcctaaaaaaagaaaggagggtaTGTGTAGCAGGCggaaagtctgcaagaaatgGCTCAGAGACATATCCCcaaaattcccactgttttttcttccttggacaggaatattttcccagagagagcaaatgcctaatggcagctccatcaccgagttcgtcctcctggaatttgcagacaagagggagctgcagctcttgcacttctggctcttcctggccatctacctggctgccctcctcagcaatggcctcatcatcactgccatagcctgtgaccaccgcctccacacccccatgtacttcttcctcctcaacctctccctcctcgacctgggctccatctccactactgtcctcaaatctatggccaattccctgtggaacaccagggccatttccttcactggatgtgctgcccagctctttctgtctatcttctttgttggagcagagcattgtcttctgactgtcatggcctatgaccgctacattgccatctgcaaacccctacACTATGAGAGCCTGCTGGGCAGCAGAcgttgtgtccacatggcagcagctgcctggggcagaggCTTTCTCAAttccctcctgcacactgccaatacattttccatacccctctgcaagggcaatgctgtggaccagttcttctgtgaaatcccccagatcctcaagctctcctgctcacactcctacctcagggaagttgggcttcttggggttagtctttctttagcttttggatgttttattttcattgttctgTCCTATGTGCAAATCTTGAGGGCCGTGCTGAGgctcccctctgagcagggacggcacaaagccttttccacttgcctccctcacctgaccgtggtctccctgtttatcagcactatAGTTTTTGCCTACCTGAAACCTCCCTCTACCTCTTTCCCATCCTTGGATGTGGTGGTGTCATTCCtttactcggtggttcctccagcagtgaaccccatcatctacagcatgaggaaccaggagctcaaaaagGCCCTCAACAAGCTCATTCAAtcagtagtctttcagcagcaataAGCTCTCCATGTTTATAATGTATCTGGGGACATATCCTGTGCTTTgagcattttatctgtgataattctctTTCTCCAGGAGTGCAAGTGGAGTGTCTGCGTCCACTCCAATTCTCCAGAACCATGAACGCAGTCTGTCTTACCCGGAGTTCTTTGCACGTGTGTCTGGCCCAATGATACAGGCGCCCTCCCATGTcacatctctgtaataaaaggaGATCTTCTCAGTGCTGGTGACTAGAAGATAAGCTCTTCTTCCAGACCTGGGCTCAGGAACATACTGAAGAAATTGCCACTGTTGGGGCAAATTGCTGTGCTGCGGTTTTCCATCTATTGaggggtggaggggagagggtGACCTGTTAGAGAATGGAACTGGAGTCAGATTTCAGTGATGGCCTTCCTGTTTGGCCATTTCCAACACTGCCCACTCACCTCAAGTTTATCAGTGACTCTTGCTGCACAGCCActtccttcctgctgctgggTTCAGTACTTCATGGTCAGGGATCTGGACGGGAGGCagctgtgtgccctggcagcaagggaggccaccagcatcctgggctgtatgacCAGGAGCATGGCCAGGAGATTGAGGGAAGGGATTCTCAGGAGTACTTCATTCGGATTTCAGATCCTGAAATCAAGAGTAATAGTGGAAATCTGAAGTGCGTTTAGGAAAGAGCCCTGAAGACAGCCAGGGACTGGAGCATTTTGACTGTGAGGAGAGCctgaggcagctgggccctcACGGGtcctcatcccagcctgccagtacctatGAGGAGGTCATGGAGAATAAAGAGCCATCTCTTCACCATGCTTCAGGGAGGACAAAAGCCAATgagaggaaggtgaaagaggagaggttcaggCAGGACAGAAGGGCTCCTTATTTCGCCAgaagctcagccaagtgctggaacagtcacccagagaggttgggcagtgtCTGTCCTTGGGGGTTTTTAATCTCAGAGTGAATGAAACCTTGAACATCTTGGTCTGACAGTGTTTCTGACAGCTTGGACTGCAGACTTGCTGATGTGGTGCAACATCCCCTCAAACGTGGCGATCCCAGAATCAGCCAACATTGCATTCCTACTTACACTGCAAGAACAGCTTGTAGGTGTGATTAGCCATTTCTCTGGTTTGTGAATGAGGGCAGTGAATCAGGgcaacttggcactttccttgtctttgtgcaAGAGCAGGGAGATGGTCAATCAGGCACCCCCTGACTGCACCCAGAACCACTGATGCCTGAAGTCACACCTGCCTGGTAATATCAGAATTGTACGTCTTGAGAAATACTGGAATTGTATGGTTACTGTCTAAATATCGGGATTGCATCACGTGTATCTTGACTAGGATGGTCAATTATTCATGCCTGAAGTCAATCGTCTTGAGTCCCTGTAAAGAGCGGTACCAaagaaggccctttgagctcttctggtatGCAGAGGGCTGTGCCCAGCAACTTCTTCTgagtgggacgcttctcagagtaTCTTGAACTCTGTTGGCATCACCTGGGTTGATCTCCTTGGGACTCAAGCTTTGCCCTTTGAGAATTAGTttaatttgaagtgagtatttcactgacctggaggggaatttttatgattgtatgtgtgtgtatgtgtgtgtgtgtgaattgattcaaacataatattctattactgtgattgtagtagcaaattctttttaatcactctataaatggtaagttaaccagtgattaatagatggtaaatcccaaggattctctctctctctaaattGTGAACAGACCACGAATTACTGCTAAACATATCCCTTAGACATAACCTCTTGTGGTCTAAGaccagttctggatccagctgcacctgggctcctctctgagaaggagtttagagagcaagggTGTCCAGACTCCCTACCACCTTACACTTTCCTTTTACTCtctataaatcattttccatacAAAACCCCTTTTAATATTGTGTTCCACCCCTTTGTGAAGTAATAGAGTggaccttgccaatgaactttgtaagatcacattttctaaattttcactAAAACCTTTTCTTGCAAAATCTTTGAGTGATCCTTTAGGCAACCTAACCGCTCCTTCGTGACATCTGGGCGAAGGCTGAGGTGTCCTGGGTGGGGATGGTATTAGGGCATGGGGCTCTGTACAAGACACCAGATGATCTTATTTTGACGTCGATAGGCCTGTCAGGTGTCAGGTAATGtcaatgaaaatggaagtaaaaagaactgaagacaaaaaccaaagcaaagaaaTGTGTCAACACACTTTCCAGCCTTGTTTCTGTCTTGGGAGCATTTTCCTCTGTTGGAAAATGAAAGTGTATTCCAGGATTGGGAATGTATGCAGGACACAAATGTCTCCTGCTAGAGGTAAATAGACAGCAGGTGTCAGTGTAGATGATCTGGGCACCCCTTCCCAGCTTCTACCTGCACCTTACAAGGTTCTCTGCTCTCCCACAGGTCCTCTGGGATAGATGCCAGTCCCAGGCCATCACCCCAGGTACATTGGGAATTTCAAAAGTGGCACGGCATGTTTATGCTCAGACAACTGATATCTGCCTGGAAAGccgaactttttttttttttttaatgaattccaTGAAAACTGTAAAGCACATTTTCCTCAGCTGAATCATTGGagtattttcaagaaatggaaatgttttcccTCCATGACAGAACGGGAAATTTCCAGGAAATGGAAAATGGCTTTCCTACTAATGGCAGGAGAAGTATTGATATTCCCTATTGTAGCAGCAATACTATGTCTATTATTTCATCTACCTTGACATTCAGGTGTTTCCAACTTTCCTACTCAGTGGCCATGTCTAAGGACTATGTGGACTTATGCCCTTCcaatttctttcagcttttgtcctttgcttgttctttggtcaTTCAGACGCCTCTCCAGTATCTGGTTTCTGCTTCGAGCTTCAGGGAGTTAGAAACTTACCCCTTCTTTCAGAAGGCTTATTAACTCTTTAGTCCACAACTTCTTTGCCTTTATATCACTCCTTTATTATCTgtctgtctaaaactgttcttgtatggaaatcccttgtgaaaaGTGGACAACAATAGATGCTGTTTGCATTTAGCATACAGCTGAGGAGAGAGGTTTAAAGTTTCTTAAATTGCATTttgtttcacttctgtttcttggcaaggaagagaaatctttctgtgcctgtgtgcagcccatgTCTCTAAGGAAAGCAGGTGGGAGCTGACGCAAAGAAGGTGTACCATGCAGCAGCAGATCTCAGTGGAGAAGcctgatgtgaggagaagtgatgcaagcCCCAGGAGGCCAATAAGGGAACTGGTGGGCTTgaggaggtgaggagcaaggttGTCCATATAGACTTCAAGTgggctgcttttccttccttgccATAGCTCCTTAGCAGACAGTCTCTTCCCCTTTAACTACTCCCTTGAAACAGTTCCAATTAACTGTCCAACTCATGAAGCCTTGTAAAAAAatgtaggaagagaaaggaacACAAAGTCTTTCTGCACTGGAAGGACCCCCAAGGTGCATTTGATGATCAGTCAGTGAAGCAGAGATACTGAGAAGATTTTGGCACAAACCTTTCCAGAAGTCAGAGTCAGAAGCGAAAGCTAAAGTACCTTCAAGCATTAACGGGACCCACTGAGGTCCATCACCCAACAAAGCCTCcccatggagctgttggagacaGACAATTGGAGGACATGAGGAGAGCCAGGCAAAGGAAGAGTGTCAGTGTGTCTGATGCTTTGTCAAGTCTTGATGTGTTTATGAAGCCAAACACCAAGCCCTGACTCCAGCCCTTGTGAAGGGAGATCATATCCCTCACGTGTGGCTCAGGGCTTTTCCTGGGACAGTGGGATGTAGGCTGTGCAATGCTGAGTGAAGGACAATGATATCACACTGCCAGGGTGAGAAGAGACATGGAGGCTTTGGTGGCAGGAGGACAGGGTGTCTCCTCACAGGCTTTGATGTCAGAGGCATCAGCCACAGCCAAGTGGACCGAGGTCTCAATTCTATTAGGGAGTGGTCTTTCCAGGCTGTAGACACTCAACCTTCTCCCCCTCCACAGCACATTCCTACCTGTGCAGATGTCTCTTTGTCCTCACTGGTGACTGTTCCTTGAAACAGACTCTGTTCCAGTCTCCCTCTCAGTGACCCATGGCTCCACAGCACTGCCCTTGGAGTGAATTTTCTTACTTTCTCATGTCCTGTCTGGACCTCCCAATCTGCAGT
Proteins encoded in this region:
- the LOC142364852 gene encoding olfactory receptor 14A16-like → MCTPWTGIFSQREQMPNGSSITEFVLLEFADKRELQLLHFWLFLAIYLAALLSNGLIITAIACDHRLHTPMYFFLLNLSLLDLGSISTTVLKSMANSLWNTRAISFTGCAAQLFLSIFFVGAEHCLLTVMAYDRYIAICKPLHYESLLGSRRCVHMAAAAWGRGFLNSLLHTANTFSIPLCKGNAVDQFFCEIPQILKLSCSHSYLREVGLLGVSLSLAFGCFIFIVLSYVQILRAVLRLPSEQGRHKAFSTCLPHLTVVSLFISTIVFAYLKPPSTSFPSLDVVVSFLYSVVPPAVNPIIYSMRNQELKKALNKLIQSVVFQQQ